One window of the Zea mays cultivar B73 chromosome 3, Zm-B73-REFERENCE-NAM-5.0, whole genome shotgun sequence genome contains the following:
- the LOC103651266 gene encoding probable WRKY transcription factor 51, translating into MHMALSSRSSFAADVLLPATMSYRQPCSGASSYLGSQPAAPFPSAAFGAVAQLDVFDCLSSDEGVGVPAAVPGAFAPPPPLMPAERVVPDAAAGYSSHTRSAAAVAGEGSRTTHRIAFRVRSDEDEVLDDGYKWRKYGKKSVKNSPNPRNYYRCSTEGCNVKKRVERDRDDPRYVVTMYEGVHNHVSPGTVYYATHDAASGRFFVAGMHQPGH; encoded by the exons ATGCACATGGCGCTATCGTCCCGCAGCTCATTCGCCGCCGACGTCCTCCTCCCAGCCACCATGTCGTATCGTCAGCCGTGCAGCGGTGCTTCCAGCTACTTGGGCTCTCAGCCCGCGGCCCCTTTCCCGTCGGCAGCGTTCGGCGCGGTGGCGCAGCTGGACGTCTTCGACTGCCTGTCGTCGGACGAAGGCGTTGGCGTCCCGGCAGCTGTACCTGGTGCgttcgcgccgccgccgccgcttatGCCGGCCGAGCGCGTCGTCCCGGACGCTGCTGCAGGCTACAGTAGTCATACTAG GAGTGCAGCGGCTGTGGCGGGTGAGGGGTCGAGGACTACGCACAGAATTGCGTTCCGAGTGAGGTCGGACGAGGACGAGGTACTCGACGACGGCTACAAATGGAGGAAGTACGGAAAGAAGTCCGTCAAGAACAGCCCTAATCCGAG GAACTACTACCGGTGCTCGACGGAGGGCTGCAACGTCAAGAAAAGGGTGGAGCGAGACAGGGACGACCCGAGATACGTTGTGACCATGTACGAGGGAGTGCACAACCATGTGAGTCCTGGTACCGTCTATTACGCCACCCACGACGCCGCCTCCGGCCGCTTCTTCGTCGCCGGGATGCATCAGCCAGGCCATTGA